One Antennarius striatus isolate MH-2024 chromosome 9, ASM4005453v1, whole genome shotgun sequence genomic window, CCTCCTTAGTTActgcatctttatttctgtctctcATCATTGTAACTCCATGGTGAGCAATGGAAGAAAAATATCCTCCAAAATAGGACTTTATGGTCAAAACCAATATTCCAAAATATAGTAATTGCATTATGAATATAAAAATTTAGTGTGTGTGGTCAGCTCATGATTCAcaatttcagacatttttatcaTGATGTTTTTAGAGATCAATTTAAATAAGTGTTGGAGATTCActcacatttgttttgtttttctttttaacaaaaatgagGATATTTTGTAAGAAATTCATTTatgtatctatttattttacatcataTCTAAAACGCCATCTGATCCtggaaatgaaattaattataaCTGGAATGTTCTCCTGAAAGACAACATTTGGTTTTATAATTTTGTGATTGAAACTCTCCTATACTTGATCTTCTAAAAGGTCAGTGTCAGCGCTCATCCCGCATTCAAGAGGAGCATCCCTGATTATACGATAAGTTTCACAAAGTCATTCCAAGGTACTGGATTGGGTTGTACACGATGTTCCAGTTCTCTGGTCTGGGTTAATTTCTGAAGATCCGCAGCATCTGATAGTTTTAAGAgataacaaaaaacaatggaTGTTTGTAACAATGGCATTTAATTTGGGGTCAAATTTGGtggattcctttttttttgttgtatttccaGGTGAGGCTAGATAAggacgtaacacacacacacacacacacacacacacacacacacacacacacacacacacacacacacacacacacacacacacacacacacacacacacacacagagagagaccaGCATATACTCAATTAGGTTTCTGCCCTGGAGAAGTGATTAACTTTCAGACCCCTCAAagagaccccccaccccccgtttcTACTGTTATCACTTCATCAAGTTCAACTTTTTCTTGTGGAAAACTCTCTGACtagcctttttcttttctttctgctcgGTGCCATCTCTCTGCGCATTCACACCTCCCTGGTGGAGAAAAACTCATCCCTTTACTCTCTGTCTTTTTGCATTCACTACAAATATAGTTCTCCTGAAGCATTTTCTGCTACAGCTAATATACCACAAGAAGTGAATCTGTTCAGCAGGCTagtaaaggagaggagaggagaggagaggagaggagaaggagaggagaggagaggagaggagaggagaggagaaggagaggagaggagaggagaggagaggagaggagaggagaggagaggagaggagaggagaggagaggagaggagataatTCATCTCACCCTCGTATTACCATGAGAGAAAGGGATGAGAGAAATATAGACCAAAGGGAGAAAGACAAATTCAGGAAGGATTTGTAGGGAAAagtgatggagagagggagatgtTAGGAGCAGTGTTTCGATCTTCATTTAATAATTGAATAATAATCTCCCTGGAGATGTGACCTAGAACTGGCAAAGACGGAGAGAGGCGGCCTCAGTGCAGGATGACGCActgctgcccccttgtggttgTATGACGCTACCACTGTAACACATCaacctgtgcgtgtgtgtcagtctgtctgtgcatgcatgtgccCATCGGTGTGTGTATGATTTACAACGGCAACCTGTCTCTGTCACACAGATACGGGCTCATCTCAGTGATGGGTAGAAAAAGAGGGCTTTTGGATGTCAGGAAAGAATCTATTTCACTTTGTCACACAAACTACACACACGAACACTTCCAGACACAGAATCAGACCTTATCTTCCTGTCAAGCCAAATCTTTTTTGGGGTTGATGCTGATATATGAGCATTGGGGAGGGAGAAACGTGGCCAGGACATTGACGGCTGACGTGAGCGCAACGTTGCGCTCAGGTTGATGTATGAGCGCTGGGGTTAGGGGACAGCGGCACGCTGACACCAGGAGAAGGAGCTGTGGCCCTGGGGCCTCCGGTTCATACTGAAGAGCCAGCTCCGCATTCTCTGCATGCAGCAACCCTGCAGCTAATAAtatacacactgacacacacacagagacacacacacacctgctttgTGTTAATAATAACCCAATAAGtcaaaaaatagtttgtttgaCCCCAGGGAACATTCATTTTGAACAGCGTATATCCAAGACACAGTGTACTGAGAGACAGCCTGAGATGTCGTGTGCGTGTGTAGTGATGTATGTAACATACTGGAATGTGTAACTATTATGTTCCCCAGACATGAACAAAGAGGAGGGGGCTGCAGGAGCGAGTCATTGCTGTTTAGGAAATTTTATGTACGAGTCTCACACGGACCAAAGAGATGCTTCGTGTAATAATTGGAAATTTTaagaattttctttatttttatttattcattgtaatattgaaaaaaaaaattcaaatatgcCAAAAActatggagtgtgaactggtagctggacaggtgtcagctcacctcctgagcactgccaaggtgcccttgagcaaggaacCGAACCCCCAAATAAACCTCTGCTATGTGGATCCCCTTCACTCCACCATCTCTCCATTATTTCTGTCTCTAtaggccgtgtgtgtgtgtgtgtgtgtgtgtgtgtgtgtgtgtgtgtgtgtgtgtgtgtgtgtgtgtgtgtgtgtgtgtgtgtgtgtgaaattcatGGAGTGTAAAATGAATTTCCCCATTGGGGACTAATTAAGTATCTTTTGAAAAAATGAGATGCGTTCATAAAAGAGTTTTTTTCCACCGCTGTGACACAATTCTGAAAtcagatggggttttttttcgtttcatatttatctaaaaaaaagaTAGTGAACTCTTCCATGAATGTAAAAGTTCAAACAATCTGaaatgtgtctttctgtgtgtccagTCTGCGCAGGGAGGGCTACACTATGCAGGTGAATGTCAACGACTACCTGGACATTTACTGCCCTCATTACAACGATAGCCAACGCATGGTGGGCACTGGCGAGCAGTACGTCCTCTACATGGTCAGTTACCGTGGATACAGGAACTGTGACCCCCAGCTGGGCTTCAAGAGGTGGGAGTGCAACCGACCCCACGCCCCCCACGCGCCCATCAAGTTCTCAGAGAAGTTCCAGCGCTACAGCGCCTTCTCGCTGGGCTACGAGTTCCATGTGGGACAGGAGTACTACTACATCTGTGAGTGGAATCTAACTgataactgatttaaaaaaacaaaaaattatatatatatatatatatatatatatgtaatgtgtgtgtaatCATATTTCTCAATACAGAGCACTAACGTCTGTCCGCTCTCAAAAACAAGTCTGTAAATTATATTAAAGCTGTCTTTTAGGTCAGGCCGATCACAGCAGAAAAATGACTAACCTCGAGGACTGGGCACgttattattcttttattgtTAAATGTGCTTTTGTGTCCATTGGGACATCATTTCAGGATAACAAATTGTTTGTTCACATCTAATCATAAAATCCTGCAGTGGAGCCGACTCATCCATTCTGTTGATGGTGAATCAAATTAACTTGCGAGACATCTCACGCCAATATAACATGGTGTAAATAATCAACTATTAACTCGTCATGAAGCCATTCGCAGCAAATCTTCCAGGCCAAAGAGAAATGCCTCACACATTAAATGGCTTTGATGAGTGTTGTGCTCATTTAAGCTACATTATGTTGTAGGAGGCAGTTCTACAAAGTTATTTggatctgaaaaaaattaaggaaAGTTTGGCTTTGGTCCAAGACAATATGACGACTTCTTCTTTCACAAGCAAAACTGTCAAAAAATTTTGCATTAAAGTTTGTAAAATGTTAAGGCTCCTGCACcttaaaatgttacattttaatcTACGTCAGCTGCAGTTGGCTTTTTTCACAATAGATGTTTTGTCAGTAGGAGGAATGTTACTAACAAGATAAATGAGGCTCTGTTTCACTTGGCTACATAACATACTGAATATAGAAATGACAAAATCTCCTCTGAgacccaaacaaaaaaataggaTGCGTGTAATGCTGGGAACAATTTTTTAATGGGGGACAATATAGgtatattaaaatgaaaaatgaaaaagatttttcatgTTCGTCCAACATCTCTTCGGCCTTTAGTCCAACTCAAAGATCAGTGAtctgagctgtttttttttctttcttagggTTACTCTTTCACTTAAATCTGCTATTGTGTAATTGCTGTACACGGTGACACACAGCCGTTGGTTATAATCCaaagtttttaaaagtatttcaaaTCTGAAGTTTATGAGGTTTTATTTGGCTGAACCGTGAGTACAACCGTCCCTCCAGACGAGCTGCTGGCCCCAGAACAAATGAACCTACTCTGTTTTATGTTTCCTGGTCTGGTTTGGCAAAAAACGAGGAGAGACGAGAACCTCGTTGAAAGACTTCTCTCACAGTCTCGCAGTATAAATTCTGTGTTGGTACCCTTCGATAAAAATCACTGACTGTTAAGCATGCAGAGGGTCACTTTTTTACTAAGGAGATTGGCTCCTGAACCTTTGTCAAAGTTAGAtcatcatattaaaaaaaaaaaattggaagtGTTGTCAAGAAACTCTGTACATCTACTTAGCTTTGGAGAGTCAGACTGCAGTATTTAGAGGAACTTGAACTGTACCTTATGAATTGTTTTCAACCGTTATGACTGCTGACgtcttttaaaaaattgtgtaATTGCAGTTGTAATGTAGATTTGTCCACTGACCCTCAAACAACTCATATGGCTAAACTCAAAATCGTTAATTCAATCTGCATTCTGCTGAATGATTTTTCAGTGCTCTTTAATTTGCTTGAGATACTACCATATTTCACATGGGAGTATTTTAACATTGcagttttagtgtttttaattaaaCCTTAGTATTTGTTCCACCGTTATTAATGGTGTTTAATGTGGAACACTCACATCCCCCTGACGTCCAACTCTGCTGAACAAGGTCAACATCTCATGTGTCTGAGGAGATTTTGTGTGAATGCAAACTATCAGTTATTGTCTTGTGTTCTTGCAGCCACGCCCACCCACCATCACGGCCGGAGCTGTTTGAGGCTACGGGTGTACGTCTGCTGCTCCATGGGTGAGTCTGTCGCTGCCCACACCCATCTGCCTACTTCACCCCTCTGGTAGTCTCTGGGCTCCCCACACACcagcatacacatacacacacacacacacacacacacacacacacacacacacacacacacacacacacacacacacacacacacacacacaccggctgcATATAGATGCACACACAATCTAAATACAGTCTGTAACAGGCAGAGCTATTAATACTCCTGCTGAGTTTCCCCTGCAGCATTTTCACTCACAGTACAGAATCCCCCtcgctgctctctctctctctctctccctctctctctctctccctccctctctctctctctccctctctctctccctctctctctccctctctctctctctctctctctctctctctccctctctctctctctctccctctctctctctctctctctctctctctctctctctctctctctccctctctctctctctctctctccctctctctctctctctccctctctctctctctctctctctctctctctctctctctcttctctctctctccttctctttttctgtcttgctCTTCTTTCCCTCCACAGCAGCAGAAAGGACCAGCTCCAGCTTTGGAGACCCTCACCCCCgcctccatcttctcctctccctccacctccctcagTCCCTGTCAGAATCCATTTATTGCCGTATGGGGTCAGTGGGTGGTTGTGTATATGTAGCGTTAACctctctcactgtctctctGGCTTCCCTTCAATCACCCTCtctttctgacacacacacacacacacacacacacacactcacacacacacacacacacacacacacacacacacacacacacacacacacacacacacacacacacacacacacacacacacacacacacacacactttgatccA contains:
- the efna3b gene encoding ephrin-A3b, translated to MALAVMSLWVLTSLTWADVLQVSANRHSVYWNSSNIHLRREGYTMQVNVNDYLDIYCPHYNDSQRMVGTGEQYVLYMVSYRGYRNCDPQLGFKRWECNRPHAPHAPIKFSEKFQRYSAFSLGYEFHVGQEYYYISTPTHHHGRSCLRLRVYVCCSMASDVNNEPGPTEPDYTLRPGLKLDDIDEYNPFVPKLEKSVSGNSPSRDRLLLTVTMLLLATLFIS